In Porites lutea chromosome 7, jaPorLute2.1, whole genome shotgun sequence, a single window of DNA contains:
- the LOC140943232 gene encoding uncharacterized protein, with amino-acid sequence MSLIFSCGFARVAVKESFHKAGRAQQENDPVQRWKNYCNMFDETARSIFTVEKTMYMKKSRIIYNLFRKMSSQSRNDYLKYFSLSNWKALPASQKSQHTMSNCSACQVHHFDFQSLFPTTTAGKCKPQTLIRQALMGSENKGNKTIKPTQKAIKAAVKHIYSKIDAPFQKVFKVSFAEAQTKVAELDLQTKKSRTEKKRERRQRARQEKQKVQEEWSKRDADTMLATRQSFSQRAKERSSLYFESFKEAAARVEKRKRMEDLGQRKRKRHSPQPNQIEFDKENLLKEVKNMKDNEKINYSDLARRYGLTDTRLGNVVVKEYLESQGVDLERFQALHHSKRNPRRQLIRMAGGEITVPVPRTNKDIKETLKVKLEAGEYTIGELVVPKQYKKLVLTSEGTLKEVEFTVSGRKIPLTEIRKRELNRCEQLGVVRDHTNDDYAQMSDDQISQRLRVLGDEGHLRDTPGQRRERLIKFERTRHLMIWGDGSTILNHGHLLYLIQCLYDPAFYYSSAEMRGKGYGDIDVPALVERPHIYILGRCTAKEVDQLAYVDTRRECLEQLQNNLTTRKGSPVHDVMRFFHGDGPEQQFESGEQRGGNNGCSSCSGDSRRYRDLTYSLRNPHLSLEDRCSIVRSGPAGRSRRKGGIRPFKDMTVEELRNECVARGLKEERLKKNLQTSLKEHLKGVQRVPALLINEKDKNMHDINLGMYEVFPTEPLHDMKEHICNVVSELKHHLSQEEKQLCEKTIELVAQTKEQLRGSDYREMAIVLSKQLRGFVSDKVQTLLDTMTEISSILYSRPEKRCQKSILRLHNQTFLHAIACEEVIGRPKVLTEKKFYGRYLHSLIVHAPIQHRIICLRTTNTEQQERHFNAFSSISAATSSRRPGEIITPGIIRMQAEVKSEESKQRDTVKEQESRLGKLACCLPKAQNTIIPHRIILKYPHAFQAHLEKIADFLHCGEGIWWQHIMAGVEFLDGPDEKESQDDGPPLHHFRTHTLKSEEKYLKDCWKECITNEIPIPHPAVRIYDNEGNLQFIKYTGFLEDDDSTDHETSDEEVNENDTMYENDISDIQQDDEELEDIHDFQQVGEYLMECEQEENLDETCHNEEDSLTEQELLTPRIESLAGKELTNSTPAVVAQATSAESCQLKTTLAKSVSKVLGETKEVKTLDSMRIKLKSNLTRKEDYEAALAIVQTKVLAKHSVVKQQFKKWEQNFFLEHECTEPSPEDIRNDRQGHDFYKTLRLCKQLLQHWNITVHM; translated from the exons ATGTCCCTTATATTCAGCTGCGGATTTGCCAGGGTTGCTGTGAAAGAAAGTTTCCATAAAGCTGGAAGAGCACAGCAGGAAAATGACCCGGTTCAGAGATGGAAAAATTACTGTAACATGTTTGATGAAACAGCTCGATCTATATTCACTGTTGAGAAGACCATGTACATGAAGAAATCACGAATAATCTACAATCTATTCCGCAAAATGTCCTCCCAAAGCAGGAACGATTACCTAAAGTATTTTTCCCTTTCGAACTGGAAGGCTCTACCGGCATCACAAAAATCTCAGCATACGATGTCTAACTGTAGTGCTTGTCAAGTGCatcattttgattttcagtcTCTGTTTCCAACTACTACAGCAGGCAAATGCAAGCCACAGACGCTAATTCGACAAGCCTTAATGGGAAGCGAAAACAAGGGCAACAAGACGATTAAGCCTACACAGAAAGCAATAAAAGCAGCGGTAAAACACATTTATTCAAAAATCGACGCTCCCtttcaaaaagttttcaaaGTTAGTTTTGCTGAAGCCCAAACTAAAGTTGCTGAGCTGGatctacaaacaaaaaaaagcagaaCTGAAAAGAAACGCGAACGCAGACAGAGGGCACGTCAGGAGAAGCAAAAAGTTCAGGAGGAATGGTCCAAACGTGATGCAGACACGATGCTTGCGACAAGGCAGTCCTTCAGTCAGAGGGCCAAAGAACGAAGCTCGTTGTATTTCGAGTCTTTCAAGGAAGCCGCTGCCCGGGTCGAAAAACGGAAGAGGATGGAAGATCTTGGGCAAAGAAAGCGTAAACGTCACTCTCCACAACCAAACCAGATTGAGTTTGACAAAGAAAACCTCctgaaagaagtaaaaaacatgAAGGATAATGAAAAG ATTAATTATTCAGACCTTGCAAGAAGATACGGTCTCACAGATACAAGGTTGGGCAACGTGGTGGTCAAGGAATATCTTGAGAGCCAGGGAGTCGATCTAGAACGATTTCAAGCATTACATCACAGCAAACGAAATCCAAGGCGGCAACTAATCAGAATGGCTGGAGGAGAGATAACTGTGCCTGTCCCAAGAACAAATAAAGATATTAAGGAAACTCTAAAG gTGAAACTTGAAGCAGGAGAATACACCATTGGTGAGCTTGTGGTTCCAAAACAGTACAAGAAGTTAGTCCTTACCAGCGAAGGAACATTAAAGGAGGTTGAGTTTACAGTTTCTGGAAGGAAGATACCCTTaacagaaataagaaaaagagaACTAAACAGATGTGAGCAACTTGGAGTGGTTCGAGACCATACCAATGATGACTATGCACAAATGAGTGATGATCAGATATCTCAGCGGCTAAGAGTGCTTGGAGATGAGGGCCATCTCAGGGATACTCCAGGTCAAAGAAGAGAACGACttataaaatttgaaagaactAGACATCTGATGATATGGGGGGATGGCTCAACAATTCTAAACCATGGCCATCTCCTGTATCTTATTCAGTGTCTTTATGATCCGGCATTTTACTATTCCTCTGCAGAAATGAGAGGAAAAGGGTACGGTGACATTGATGTCCCAGCACTGGTAGAAAGGCCTCACATATACATCCTTGGAAGGTGCACTGCAAAGGAAGTAGATCAGTTGGCCTACGTTGACACAAGGCGAGAATGTTTAGAGCAGCTACAAAACAACTTAACTACAAGGAAGGGATCACCTGTACATGATGTGATGCGTTTCTTTCACGGTGATGGACCAGAGCAGCAATTTGAAAGTGGAGAGCAAAGAGGAGGGAACAATGGCTGTAGTTCTTGTAGTGGTGATTCCCGCAGATACAGAGACCTGACATATAGCTTAAGGAACCCACATCTGTCCCTAGAAGACCGATGCAGTATAGTGCGCTCAGGACCAGCTGGAAGAAGTAGAAGAAAAGGAGGGATCAGGCCCTTTAAGGATATGACAGTGGAGGAGTTGAGAAATGAGTGTGTAGCAAGGGGATTAAAAGAGGAAAGATTGAAGAAAAATTTACAGACAAGCCTGAAAGAGCACCTGAAGGGTGTGCAAAGAGTGCCAGCTTTGCTAATCAATGAGAAGGATAAGAACATGCATGATATCAACTTGG gtatGTATGAAGTTTTTCCAACAGAGCCACTACATGACATGAAAGAACACATCTGCAATGTGGTATCTGAATTAAAGCACCACCTTTCTCAAGAAGAGAAACAACTATGCGAAAAGACCATCGAGCTGGTAGCACAAACTAAAGAGCAACTTCGAGGTTCTGACTATCGAGAGATGGCTATTGTGCTTTCCAAACAACTGAGAG GATTTGTGAGTGATAAGGTGCAGACCCTTCTTGACACCATGACAGAAATATCAAGCATTCTATATTCAAGGCCAGAGAAGCGCTGtcaaaaaagcattttaagaCTCCACAATCAGACCTTTCTTCATGCCATTGCCTGTGAGGAGGTCATTGGGAGGCCAAAAGTTCTCACTGAGAAGAAGTTTTATGGGCGGTACCTTCATTCTTTGATTGTACATGCTCCCATCCAACACCGTATTATTTGTCTTAGGACAACAAACACCGAGCAGCAAGAACGTCACTTCAATGCCTTTTCAAGTATCTCTGCAGCAACATCAAGCAGAAGACCAGGTGAAATCATAACCCCTGGAATCATTAGAATGCAAGCGGAGGTTAAGTCTGAGGAGAGCAAGCAGCGAGACACAGTGAAAGAGCAAGAGTCTAGACTTGGGAAGCTGGCATGCTGTTTGCCTAAAGCACAAAACACCATCATACCACACAGAATCATACTTAAGTACCCACATGCATTTCAAGCACATCTTGAAAAAATAGCTGATTTTCTCCATTGCGGTGAAGGCATCTGGTGGCAGCATATCATGGCAGGTGTTGAATTCCTAGATGGTCCTGATGAAAAGGAAAGCCAGGATGATGGCCCACCACTTCATCACTTTCGTACTCATACACTCAAGTCTGAAGAGAAATACTTAAAAGATTGTTGGAAGGAGTGCATAACCAATGAGATTCCCATCCCTCACCCTGCAGTGAGAATCTATGACAATGAAGGCAATTtgcaattcataaaatatacagGGTTTCTAGAAGATGATGATTCCACTGATCATGAGACTAGTGACGAAGAAGTAAATGAAAATGACACCATGTACGAAAATGACATTTCTGACATTCAACAAGATGATGAAGAACTTGAAGACATTCATGATTTCCAGCAAGTGGGAGAATATCTTATGGAGTGTgaacaagaagaaaatttgGACGAGACTTGTCATAACGAAGAAGACTCCTTAACAGAGCAGGAGTTGTTGACACCAAGAATTGAAAGTCTGGCAGGGAAGGAGCTTACCAATTCAACTCCTGCAGTTGTTGCTCAGGCTACGTCTGCTGAATCTTGCCAGCTCAAGACAACACTGGCTAAATCTGTATCAAAGGTGTTAGGTGAAACCAAAGAAGTAAAAACACTAGACTCAATGCGTATCAAGCTCAAGAGCAACCTTACAAGAAAAGAAGACTATGAAGCTGCTTTGGCCATTGTACAGACCAAGGTGCTTGCAAAGCATTCAGTTGTGAAGCAGCAGTTTAAGAAGTGGGAACAGAATTTCTTCTTGGAGCATGAGTGCACTGAGCCAAGTCCTGAGGACATACGCAATGATAGACAAGGGCATGATTTCTACAAGACCTTAAGGCTATGTAAACAGCTTTTACAGCATTGGAACATAACAGTACACATgtaa